One window of the Salvelinus fontinalis isolate EN_2023a chromosome 2, ASM2944872v1, whole genome shotgun sequence genome contains the following:
- the wnt11f2 gene encoding protein Wnt-11, which translates to MKFRMDLFLVTFIVNANCCAAIYWLGLTVKGSSVGWNQTHHCKLLDWLAPDQSQLCRRNLELMHSIVQAAKLTKNTCQNTFNDMRWNCSSVEKAPRFTPDLAKGTRESAFVFSLAAALVSHSIARACSSGELPSCSCAPAPAEQAGPDFIWGGCGDNLRYGLQMGSAFSDAPMRNSRSGSQAFRLMHLHNNAVGRQALIDAQETKCKCHGVSGSCSVKTCWKGLHDINHIAMDLKSKYLSATKVIHRHVGTRKQLVPRELNVRPVRESELVYLVSSPDYCTHNEKHGSLGTQDRHCNKTSNDSGSCNLMCCGRGYNAYTERIVERCQCKYHWCCYVTCKRCERTVERYICK; encoded by the exons ATGAAATTCCGCATGGATTtatttctagtgacatttattgtGAACGCGAACTGTTGTGCTGCTATATATTGGCT TGGACTTACTGTAAAGGGGAGCTCTGTAGGCTGGAATCAAACTCATCATTGCAAGCTACTAGATTGGTTGGCCCCTGATCAATCGCAACTTTGCCGGAGAAACCTCGAGCTGATGCACAGTATTGTCCAAGCAGCCAAGTTGACCAAAAATACCTGTCAGAACACCTTCAATGACATGCGATGGAACTGTTCATCTGTTGAAAAAGCCCCTCGTTTTACACCAGATTTGGCAAAAG GCACCAGGGAGTCCGCATTTGTGTTTTCGCTAGCGGCTGCTTTAGTGAGTCACTCCATTGCCAGAGCCTGCTCCTCTGGAGAGCTCCCCAGTTGCTCGTGCGCTCCAGCCCCTGCTGAACAGGCCGGGCCCGACTTCATATGGGGAGGATGCGGTGATAACCTGCGCTACGGTCTCCAAATGGGATCTGCCTTTTCTGATGCACCGATGAGAAACAGCAGATCTGGCTCTCAGGCGTTCAGACTGATGCACTTGCACAATAATGCAGTTGGAAGACAG GCACTTATTGATGCTCAAGAGACAAAATGCAAATGCCACGGGGTGTCCGGGTCCTGCTCTGTCAAAACATGTTGGAAGGGCCTCCATGATATTAACCACATTGCCATGGATCTCAAATCCAAGTACCTGTCTGCCACCAAGGTGATCCATCGTCATGTTGGGACAAGGAAGCAGTTGGTCCCCAGAGAGTTGAACGTTCgaccagtgagagagagtgagttggtCTACCTGGTCAGCTCTCCGGATTACTGCACACACAATGAGAAGCATGGCTCACTCGGCACACAGGACAG ACATTGCAATAAGACATCCAATGACAGTGGGAGTTGCAATCTCATGTGCTGTGGTCGTGGCTACAATGCCTACACTGAGAGGATTGTGGAGAGATGCCAGTGCAAGTACCACTGGTGCTGCTATGTCACCTGCAAGAGGTGCGAAAGGACAGTGGAGAGATATATATGCAAATGA